From Micromonospora echinospora:
GACTTGCCGGCGCCGTTCGCGCCGATCAGCGCGACGATCTCCCCCTCGTCCACGGTCAGGCTGATGCCGTGCAGCGCCTGGATCCGCCCGTAGAGCAGGCTCACGTCCTCGATCTCAAGCAGCATCGTCCGGCACCCCCAGGTACGCCGCGACCACCTTCGGGTTGTCCCGCACCTCGGCGGGCAGCCCTTCGGCGATCTTCTTTCCGAACTCCAGGACCACGATCCGGTCGGTCACGCCCATCACCAGGCGCATGTCGTGCTCGATCAGCAGCACCGTCACGCCCTGGTCCCGGATCTGCCGGATGAGCTGGAGCAGCTCCTCCTTCTCCGCCGGGTTGAAGCCGGCGGCCGGCTCGTCCAGGCAGAGCAGCTTCGGGTCGGTGGCCAGCGCGCGGGCGATCTCCAGCCGCCGCTGCTCGCCGTAGGACAGGTTGCGGGCGAACTCGTGCATCCGCTTGCTGATGCCGACGAACTCCAGCAGGCGCTCGGCCTTCTCCCGGCCCTCGCGCTCCTCCTTCCAGTGCCGCGGCAGGCGCAGCAGGGCGGAGATCACGCTGGTCTTGTGGTGCGCGTCCGCGCCGACCTGGACGTTCTCCAGCGCGGTCATCTCCGGGAAGAGACGGATGTTCTGGAACGTACGCGCCATGCCCATCCGGGTGATCTGGTGGCGCTTCTTGCCACTGATCTTCTGGCCCAGGAACCGGATCTGTCCCTCGCTGGGCTGGTAGATGCCGGTCATCGCGTTGAAGCAGGTGGTCTTGCCGGCGCCGTTCGGGCCGATCAGACCGAGGATCTCCCCCTTGTAGAGGGTGAAGTCCACGTCGTTGAGGGCCACCACGCCGCCGAAGCGCAGCGTGACGTGGTCGACCTCCAACAACGGCTCCCGCTCGCTCACCGTCTCGACGACGGGGGCCGCCGCCTGGACCGGAACCTTCGGATTCTGCTCGGTGTCACTCACCGACGATCACCTCCTTGCGGCGGTCCTTGAACTCCGCCGCCCGTCGCCGGTTCGGGATCAGGCCCTGCGGCCGGAAGATCATCATCACCACGAGCACCAGGCCGAAGAAGAGGAACCGGTACTCGTACAGCTCGATGCCGAACAGCTCGATGCCGCGGAACCGCTCGATCATGTACGCCACCAGGCCGCCGCCGACGATCGCGCCGACGATGTTGCCCGAGCCGCCGAAGATGACAGCGGCCAGGATGATGATCGAGTTGAGCAGCTCGAAGTTCTGCGAGTTGACGAAGTTCTGCTTACCGGCGAACAACGCGCCGGCCAGGCCGGCGATGGCCGCGCCGGAGGCGAACGCCCACAGCTTGAACTTGAACGTCGGCACGCCCATCAGCTGGGCCGCGTCCTCGTCCTCGCGGATCGAGATCCAGGCCCGGCCGACCCGGCTGTGGGTCAGGTTCCGCACCCCGATGACCACCAGGATGATCAGCGTGAGCACCAGCCAGTAGTACGGGCGGGCGTCGAGCACGCCGAACCACGGCCGGCCGTCGGCGTACTGGCCGGGCGGGTGCGGGATCTGGTTGAAGCCGCGCTGTCCCTTGAGGAACTCGGAGCTGACCGCCGCGATCCGGATCATCTCGGCGAAGCCGAGCGTCACCAGCGCCAGGTAGTCGCCGCGCAGACGCAGCGTCGGCGTACCGAGCATGACGCCGGAGACCATGGTCAGGCCGATCGCGATCGGCACCACCACCAGCCACGGCCACAGCGTCTTGACGTTGCTGCTCGGCGAGGTCAGCACCGCCACGGTGTACGCGCCGACGGCGAAGAAGCCGAAGTAGCCGAGGTCGAGCAGGCCGGCGAAGCCGACCACGATGTTGAGCCCGACCGCCAGCAGCACGTAGATCGAGACCGTGAACATCACCTGGGTGAAGTTCGCGCCGGGCGTCGGGATCGGCCCGAGGTACTGGTAGAACTCCTTGTTCGGCAGCGCGTAGAAGAACGCGATGACCGCGACCAGCAGCACCCAGCGCACCCAGCGCGGCGCGTGGTGCCAGCGCTCCGAGATCGCGTGCCGGCCCTGCCGCAGCTTGTCCGCCGCCGTCTCCCGCCGCTCCGGCGGGTCGATGGTGGTCGTCATGCGCGTGCCCTCCCCAGTGATTCGCCGAGCAGACCGGTCGGCCGGAACATCAGCAGCACGACCAGCACCGCGAACGCGGCGAAGTCCTTCCACTGACTGCCGAACAGGCCCGCGGCGTAGTTCTCCACGACGCCGAGCAGCAACCCGCCGACGAGCGCGCCCCGCAGATTGCCGATACCGCCGAGCACCGCCGCGGTGAACGCCTTGAGGCCCAGCAGGAAGCCGACGCTGTACGTGAGCGTCTGGATCCGCACGTCGTAGAGCAGGCCCGCGACGCCGGCCATGGTGCCACCGGCGATGAAGACCATCAGGATGATGCGGTCCTTGTTGACGCCCATCAGGGCCGCCGTGTTGGCGTCCTGGGCCACCGCCCGGATGCCGCGGCCGGTACGGCTGCGGTTGATGAACTGGTCCAGCGCGAACATCATCACCAGCGCGGAGCCGACAGTGAGCAGCTGCACCGCGTCGATCGGCACCCCGGCGATGTGGAACAGCGGCTTCGAGCTGACCAGGATCGGCGCGCCCTCCGGCCGACGCCGGGTGTAGACGCCGAACGCCTCGGAGATGGCGATCGAGGCGCCGATGGCGGTGATGAGGAACGCCAGCGGCGGCGCGTTGCGCTTGCGCAGCGGCCGGTACGCCACCCGTTCGATCACCGTCGCGGTGCCCGCCGAGGCGATGGCTGCCACGATCATCGCCACCAGCAGGTAGAACAGGATCGAGCCGAGGCCGCTGACCTGCGAGTTCTGGTCGAGTCCGAATCCGTTCCAGGTCCAGATCGCGGCGAACGCGCCGGCGATGAAGACCTCGGAGTGGGCGAAGTTGATGAGCCTTAGCACGCCGTACACAAGCGTGTAGCCGAGCGCGACCAGGGCGTAGATGGCGCCCTGCGTCAAGCCGGTCGTGGTGAGTTCCCCGAAGTTGGAGAACAATCCGTCGAAGTCCAAGGGAGGGACGCTCCGTCGCTCAAGAGAAAAAGAGGGTGCGGCCGGGAGCCAGCTCCCGGCCGCACCCGCGATCACTACTCAATCGCCAGTCCAGCGATCGAACGCTCAGGACTTGGGGATCTCCTGGTCCGGGACGACCTTGCCGCCCTGCACCTTGAACGCCCAGACCTTGACCTGCGCCGGGTCGAGCTCGCCGCCCTCGACGAACTTGTAGCTGGCGGCCACGCCCTCGCCGCTGTAGCCCTTCACGAACTCCAGCAGGTCGGCGCGGGTGCTCTTGCCGGCCTTGATGCCCGCCAGCAGGATGGTCGCCGCGTCGTAGGCGGTGTCGCTGTAGGTGCCCGGGTCGGTGCCGTTGAGCGCCTTGAAGTCGGCGGCGAAGGTGCCGCGCGCCTCGGTGGACGGAGCGCAGGGGCAGGTGAGGATGGTGCCCTCGGCGGCGGCAGCACCGGCGGAGGTGATGTACGCGCCGTCGTTCACGCCGTCACCGGCGACCAGCGGAGCGGTGACACCGGCAGCGGTGAGCTGCTTACGGATCAGGCCGGCCTCCTGGTAGTAGCCGCCGTAGAAGACCGCCTTCACGTTGGCGGCCTTGACCTTGGTGACCACACCGGAGAACTCGACCTGCTTGCCCTCGCCCTGGACCTTGTCGCTGCCCACGACCGAGGCGCCGAGCACCTTCTTGACCTCGTCGGCCAGGCCGGCGCCGTACGCGGACTGGTCGTCGATGACGTAGACCCGGTCGGCCTTCATCACGTTCTTGATGTAGTTACCGGCGGCGGGGCCCTGGCTCAGGTCGTTGCCGACCGCGCGGAAGAACGTCTTCCAGCCCTGCTCGGCGAGGCTGGGACGGGTCGCGGAGGGGGTGATGGTGACCAGACCGGCCTCGTTGAACAGCGGACCGGCGGCCTCGGACTCGCCCGAGTAGGCCGGACCCACGACACCCAGGATCTTGGTGTCGTCGATCGCCTTCTGGGCCAGCTGCGGCGCCTGGTCCGGGCTGCCCTGCGAGTCGAGCTCGGCGAGCTCGACCTTGCAGTCCGGGTTCTCCTTGTTGTACTTGTCGACGGCCAGCTTGACGCCGTTCTTCTCGTTGATGCCCAGCGCGGCCGAGCTACCGGTCAGCGCGCCGAAGAAAGCGATCTTGCTCCCGCAGGCGCTGCCCCCGGAACCCTCATCGTCGCTGCCGCTGGAACAAGCGGTGCCACCGGCGACGAGCGCCAGCATGGCGACCCCGCCGATCACG
This genomic window contains:
- a CDS encoding branched-chain amino acid ABC transporter substrate-binding protein, with the protein product MRQKLARVIGGVAMLALVAGGTACSSGSDDEGSGGSACGSKIAFFGALTGSSAALGINEKNGVKLAVDKYNKENPDCKVELAELDSQGSPDQAPQLAQKAIDDTKILGVVGPAYSGESEAAGPLFNEAGLVTITPSATRPSLAEQGWKTFFRAVGNDLSQGPAAGNYIKNVMKADRVYVIDDQSAYGAGLADEVKKVLGASVVGSDKVQGEGKQVEFSGVVTKVKAANVKAVFYGGYYQEAGLIRKQLTAAGVTAPLVAGDGVNDGAYITSAGAAAAEGTILTCPCAPSTEARGTFAADFKALNGTDPGTYSDTAYDAATILLAGIKAGKSTRADLLEFVKGYSGEGVAASYKFVEGGELDPAQVKVWAFKVQGGKVVPDQEIPKS
- a CDS encoding ABC transporter ATP-binding protein: MSDTEQNPKVPVQAAAPVVETVSEREPLLEVDHVTLRFGGVVALNDVDFTLYKGEILGLIGPNGAGKTTCFNAMTGIYQPSEGQIRFLGQKISGKKRHQITRMGMARTFQNIRLFPEMTALENVQVGADAHHKTSVISALLRLPRHWKEEREGREKAERLLEFVGISKRMHEFARNLSYGEQRRLEIARALATDPKLLCLDEPAAGFNPAEKEELLQLIRQIRDQGVTVLLIEHDMRLVMGVTDRIVVLEFGKKIAEGLPAEVRDNPKVVAAYLGVPDDAA
- a CDS encoding branched-chain amino acid ABC transporter permease, which codes for MTTTIDPPERRETAADKLRQGRHAISERWHHAPRWVRWVLLVAVIAFFYALPNKEFYQYLGPIPTPGANFTQVMFTVSIYVLLAVGLNIVVGFAGLLDLGYFGFFAVGAYTVAVLTSPSSNVKTLWPWLVVVPIAIGLTMVSGVMLGTPTLRLRGDYLALVTLGFAEMIRIAAVSSEFLKGQRGFNQIPHPPGQYADGRPWFGVLDARPYYWLVLTLIILVVIGVRNLTHSRVGRAWISIREDEDAAQLMGVPTFKFKLWAFASGAAIAGLAGALFAGKQNFVNSQNFELLNSIIILAAVIFGGSGNIVGAIVGGGLVAYMIERFRGIELFGIELYEYRFLFFGLVLVVMMIFRPQGLIPNRRRAAEFKDRRKEVIVGE
- a CDS encoding branched-chain amino acid ABC transporter permease, whose translation is MDFDGLFSNFGELTTTGLTQGAIYALVALGYTLVYGVLRLINFAHSEVFIAGAFAAIWTWNGFGLDQNSQVSGLGSILFYLLVAMIVAAIASAGTATVIERVAYRPLRKRNAPPLAFLITAIGASIAISEAFGVYTRRRPEGAPILVSSKPLFHIAGVPIDAVQLLTVGSALVMMFALDQFINRSRTGRGIRAVAQDANTAALMGVNKDRIILMVFIAGGTMAGVAGLLYDVRIQTLTYSVGFLLGLKAFTAAVLGGIGNLRGALVGGLLLGVVENYAAGLFGSQWKDFAAFAVLVVLLMFRPTGLLGESLGRARA